Proteins from a genomic interval of Rhodothermales bacterium:
- a CDS encoding DNRLRE domain-containing protein, whose amino-acid sequence MSAPSRSPSGFLPILVLLGLFMSTSPDARAQDADHVIVVSVDGLSPAMIQAAGPDLLPGFWRMRTEGAYTFNARTDPDYTITLPNHTGMLTGRFTADVDGHGYTDNVDPQPGETLHSNHGSYVTSVFDVVHDAGGRTGLFATKTKFSLFDTSYDAANGAPAANGADKLDVYAFRRSSSSLLEAFLDAGETQPFTFAMLHLAEPDIVGHIRTWEIDNTSSYSMAVRLADHLVSDLLDLAESHPVYGGRTTVIVTSDHGGSDIGHFEILNPDHFTVPFLAWGAGVDSGVDLYTINSTRTDPGSSHVTRQASAATPPVFNLDAANLSLALLGLPAVPGSLVNANQDLLLSSSGAPPPPPPPPPPPPPTGTVTVVLQDSGTYNGARDTKLRSTDPTTNYGASVQLEADGSPLFRTLFGWDLGPVPPEATIVSASVIFDITNLSGSLYGLYPLTTGWNEAQATWLQATDTQPWATPGAGGGDRLPTAVAEFVPNGLGSRTVDLNASGIATLQAWNANPALNHGFVLDVAASGTDGVDINSREVGSVASRPALSITYTLDGTDPVNLPPQALMDVITQSPAVDVATEFSATRSFDPDGTIVSYEWDFGDGTTGTGETTSHVYSAIGQFPVTLTVTDDGGRSSTASRLVSVLGAVVERASFQRGVDGYAGVADTKIKSDAATTAFGSAVDMEMDGEPDYGVLMRWDLSSVPSGVTVLGASLEMEVFNTSQATYELYAVSTPWAEADATWLQATAGQAWPAPGAATEGSEVIGRLSARTTGRMTVSLNAAGTALVQSWIDNPAANQGFMIRDYDGATDGVDFFSSEAPTIGDRPTFHVDYTSNAASTGRIQISSDDGSPVSLLPATPSMAQLVGELVSAPAALDPGRTGAEREYRVVVGSSQTAALVVPVADSVQVDRSRMALDRVALESGEAWAVYAQTLGVGTASLDVPASGRLFVTDVSATASTSIDVVAQAENTRLRAFPNPFGAQLMVQYPQDAALELVDMLGRTVARAELKGGTADLSTQHLPAGTYVLRVNGTRDALVVTKGR is encoded by the coding sequence ATGAGCGCTCCGAGTCGGAGTCCATCCGGATTTCTCCCCATTCTGGTCCTTTTGGGCCTGTTTATGTCCACATCGCCCGATGCGCGGGCCCAGGATGCCGACCACGTCATCGTTGTTTCGGTCGATGGGCTGAGTCCCGCCATGATACAGGCGGCGGGTCCCGACCTGCTCCCGGGATTCTGGCGCATGCGGACCGAAGGTGCCTACACCTTCAACGCGCGCACGGACCCGGACTACACCATCACGCTCCCGAATCACACCGGCATGCTGACCGGACGATTCACGGCGGACGTTGACGGGCACGGCTACACGGACAACGTCGACCCTCAGCCGGGTGAGACCCTGCATTCGAATCACGGGTCGTATGTGACTTCCGTATTCGACGTGGTGCACGACGCGGGCGGGAGAACCGGGCTGTTTGCCACCAAGACCAAATTCTCCCTGTTCGACACCTCCTACGACGCAGCCAACGGTGCGCCGGCGGCAAACGGCGCCGACAAGCTCGACGTCTACGCGTTCCGTCGCTCGTCGTCGTCGCTGCTTGAGGCCTTCCTGGATGCGGGTGAGACGCAGCCGTTTACGTTCGCGATGCTTCATCTGGCGGAGCCGGACATTGTTGGTCACATCCGGACCTGGGAGATCGACAACACGTCCTCCTACTCCATGGCGGTCCGCCTGGCAGACCATCTCGTCTCGGACCTGCTCGACCTGGCCGAGTCGCATCCGGTGTATGGAGGCCGCACGACAGTCATTGTCACCTCGGACCACGGTGGCAGCGACATCGGGCACTTTGAGATCCTGAATCCGGACCACTTTACCGTGCCGTTCCTCGCGTGGGGCGCCGGTGTTGATTCTGGCGTTGATCTGTACACCATCAACTCCACACGTACCGACCCCGGCTCGTCCCACGTCACCAGGCAGGCCAGCGCGGCAACGCCCCCGGTGTTCAATCTGGACGCCGCGAACCTTTCGCTTGCCCTTCTTGGACTGCCCGCTGTGCCCGGGTCACTGGTCAACGCGAATCAGGACCTGCTCCTGTCCTCGTCGGGCGCCCCTCCGCCACCGCCGCCCCCACCACCGCCTCCTCCGCCAACGGGCACGGTAACGGTGGTCCTGCAGGACTCCGGTACATACAATGGGGCCCGGGACACAAAATTGCGCTCCACCGATCCGACGACGAACTACGGAGCGTCCGTGCAGCTGGAGGCGGACGGGTCGCCACTCTTCCGGACTCTGTTTGGCTGGGATTTGGGTCCTGTTCCCCCTGAGGCGACGATCGTATCGGCCTCGGTGATCTTCGACATCACCAACCTGTCGGGCTCGCTGTACGGCCTGTACCCGCTAACGACCGGTTGGAATGAAGCACAGGCAACCTGGCTGCAGGCTACAGACACGCAGCCCTGGGCAACCCCGGGGGCCGGCGGCGGTGACCGATTGCCGACTGCGGTGGCCGAGTTTGTGCCCAATGGGCTGGGTTCACGAACCGTGGATCTCAATGCAAGTGGGATCGCAACCCTGCAGGCGTGGAACGCCAATCCTGCGCTGAATCACGGCTTTGTACTTGATGTGGCCGCCTCCGGGACAGATGGGGTGGACATCAATTCACGGGAGGTCGGTTCAGTCGCGTCCAGACCAGCGCTGAGTATCACATATACGCTGGACGGAACGGATCCGGTGAACCTGCCCCCGCAGGCGCTGATGGACGTGATTACTCAATCGCCGGCGGTCGACGTTGCGACGGAGTTCTCGGCCACGCGCTCCTTTGACCCCGACGGGACTATCGTCAGCTATGAGTGGGACTTCGGCGACGGTACGACGGGGACTGGCGAGACTACATCGCACGTCTATTCTGCCATCGGTCAGTTCCCGGTGACGCTCACCGTGACCGATGACGGAGGCCGGAGCTCGACGGCAAGCCGACTGGTGTCTGTGCTCGGCGCAGTGGTCGAGCGCGCCAGCTTCCAGCGGGGAGTCGACGGCTACGCTGGAGTCGCCGACACGAAGATCAAGTCTGACGCGGCGACCACCGCGTTCGGCAGTGCGGTCGACATGGAAATGGACGGGGAGCCCGACTACGGCGTGCTCATGCGATGGGACCTTTCTTCGGTACCCTCCGGGGTGACGGTGCTCGGCGCATCGTTGGAGATGGAAGTCTTCAATACGTCGCAGGCGACGTACGAACTGTACGCCGTGAGCACGCCCTGGGCCGAAGCGGACGCCACCTGGCTGCAGGCAACGGCCGGCCAGGCGTGGCCGGCGCCCGGAGCGGCGACGGAGGGCAGCGAGGTTATTGGTCGGCTTTCAGCGCGGACCACAGGTCGTATGACCGTGTCGCTCAATGCGGCGGGCACGGCCCTCGTGCAGTCCTGGATCGACAATCCCGCGGCCAATCAGGGCTTCATGATCCGGGATTACGACGGCGCCACGGACGGGGTGGACTTCTTCTCCTCCGAGGCCCCGACGATCGGCGACCGGCCCACATTCCACGTAGACTACACCAGCAACGCCGCCTCAACGGGGCGGATACAGATCTCGTCAGATGACGGATCTCCGGTCAGTCTGCTACCGGCAACGCCATCCATGGCGCAATTGGTGGGCGAGCTGGTTTCAGCGCCGGCTGCCCTCGACCCCGGCCGGACCGGCGCAGAGCGCGAGTACCGCGTGGTCGTCGGTTCCAGTCAGACCGCGGCCCTGGTGGTCCCTGTGGCCGATTCGGTGCAGGTCGATCGCAGTCGCATGGCCCTGGATCGTGTGGCACTGGAGTCGGGCGAAGCCTGGGCGGTCTACGCGCAAACACTCGGCGTCGGAACGGCGAGCCTGGACGTTCCGGCCTCCGGGCGGTTGTTTGTGACCGATGTATCCGCGACTGCCTCCACCTCGATCGACGTCGTGGCTCAGGCGGAGAATACCAGACTCAGGGCATTCCCGAATCCGTTCGGCGCGCAGTTGATGGTGCAGTATCCGCAGGACGCCGCCCTGGAACTGGTGGACATGCTTGGCCGCACCGTGGCTCGTGCGGAGCTCAAGGGTGGCACCGCAGACCTGTCGACGCAGCACCTTCCGGCGGGCACCTACGTACTGCGAGTCAACGGAACGCGAGACGCTCTGGTGGTGACCAAAGGCCGCTAG
- a CDS encoding D-aminoacylase encodes MRILLLLAISLAGCTGSPQFDTVIRGGQLLDGTGAPARLADLGISGDRIVAIGVGLDTTGAIVVDASGMVVAPGFVDVHTHLDPLHRLPGAESHVRQGVTTALGGPDGGGPWPLGSYLDETEAMGVGINVAFLTGHNSIRREVMGLENRQPTPQELERMQGMVAEAMDDGAFGISTGLKYLPGTFSDIDEVIALSLVAGSRGGIYTSHLREEGLGLIDAVEEAMEIGARAKIPIVLTHHKVVGQPMWGSSSRTLAMVDSARASGTAVFVDQYPYTASYTGIGILVPGWAMAGDSLFARLDDPALRDSILAGIEFNLVNDRGGNDLDRVQFALVEWDRSLEGRTLGDWARELGRATTPETGAELVIEALRRGGASCVFHAMDESDVRAIMQHPMTMIASDGRLVQPGEGHPHPRWYGTFPRVLGHYVREEGVLTLPEAVRKMTALPASVLGLEQRGTLREGWFADVVVFDPDSVLDRATFQEPHQYPHGIPHVFVNGVPQVLSGAYQDSRPGRVLRHETQPR; translated from the coding sequence ATGCGCATACTGCTTCTTCTGGCGATCAGCCTGGCCGGGTGCACCGGCTCTCCGCAGTTTGATACCGTTATTCGTGGGGGTCAGCTACTCGACGGCACGGGCGCACCCGCGCGGTTGGCCGACCTGGGCATCTCCGGCGATCGCATTGTGGCGATCGGTGTTGGCCTGGACACCACCGGTGCCATCGTGGTCGATGCGAGCGGAATGGTAGTCGCGCCCGGTTTCGTGGACGTTCACACCCACCTGGATCCTCTGCATCGGCTTCCCGGCGCGGAGAGCCACGTGCGCCAGGGCGTTACCACGGCCCTCGGCGGTCCAGACGGCGGCGGGCCCTGGCCGCTCGGCAGCTACCTCGACGAGACGGAAGCCATGGGGGTCGGCATCAACGTTGCGTTCCTTACCGGACACAACAGTATTCGGCGCGAGGTCATGGGGCTGGAGAACCGGCAGCCCACTCCGCAGGAGTTGGAGCGCATGCAAGGCATGGTCGCCGAGGCGATGGACGACGGCGCGTTCGGCATCAGCACCGGCCTGAAATATCTGCCCGGCACCTTCTCGGACATTGATGAGGTCATCGCCCTCTCCCTGGTAGCCGGATCACGCGGCGGGATCTACACCTCGCATCTGCGCGAAGAGGGGCTCGGGTTGATCGATGCAGTCGAGGAGGCCATGGAAATAGGTGCCCGCGCCAAGATTCCGATCGTGCTCACCCATCACAAGGTGGTGGGTCAGCCCATGTGGGGCTCATCATCCCGCACCCTGGCCATGGTGGATTCGGCGCGCGCTTCCGGCACAGCGGTGTTTGTGGATCAGTACCCGTACACCGCCAGCTACACGGGCATCGGCATTCTGGTGCCTGGCTGGGCGATGGCCGGTGACTCGCTGTTCGCCCGACTCGACGACCCGGCGTTGCGCGATTCCATCCTCGCGGGTATCGAGTTCAACCTTGTGAACGACCGCGGCGGCAATGACCTGGACAGGGTGCAGTTTGCCCTTGTGGAATGGGACCGCTCCCTGGAGGGACGCACGCTGGGCGACTGGGCTCGTGAGCTGGGCCGGGCCACAACGCCCGAGACCGGGGCCGAACTGGTGATCGAGGCGCTCCGGCGTGGTGGCGCGAGCTGCGTCTTTCATGCCATGGATGAATCCGATGTAAGGGCCATCATGCAGCATCCCATGACCATGATCGCGTCGGACGGTCGCCTGGTCCAGCCGGGAGAAGGGCACCCGCACCCGCGTTGGTACGGCACCTTTCCCCGGGTCCTGGGTCACTACGTGCGGGAGGAGGGCGTGCTCACGCTTCCAGAGGCGGTGCGCAAGATGACGGCGCTGCCTGCGTCCGTGCTCGGGCTCGAGCAGCGGGGCACTCTCCGGGAGGGGTGGTTCGCGGACGTGGTTGTCTTCGACCCCGACTCCGTGCTGGACAGGGCGACCTTCCAGGAGCCCCACCAATATCCGCACGGGATCCCGCACGTGTTCGTCAACGGCGTGCCGCAGGTCCTCTCAGGAGCCTATCAGGACAGCAGGCCGGGCAGGGTGCTTCGGCACGAGACGCAGCCACGCTGA
- a CDS encoding amino acid permease — protein MPDPTTKLKKSLGLFDVYAISTGAMFSSGFFLLPGLAAAQSGPSVALAYLFAGALILPAMFSQAELATALPRAGGAYYFLDRSLGPLFGTIGGLGTHLALTLKTAFALIGIGAYAAIFVELPIKPVAIALTVAFVVINIVGAKESSGLQRVLVVILMTVLAFFLVQGAYYLLAVQPASATRMQFEPFLPFGYEGLLSTIGFVFVSYAGLTKVASVAEEIKDPERNIPLGMILSLASTTFVYVAGVFVMVAVLEPNAFRGDLTPVATAAQSFFYWLPGQVGVGLVVIAALAAFASTGNAGVLSASRYPLAMARDRLMPAVFGKLGRFQTPTPAILATGGLMVFFILVLDEEGIAKLASAFQLFIFALLCLAVIVMRESRIPSYDPGYRSPLYPWMQLAGILFSFLLILYMGWLAILFTMGVIVICLAWYYRYARNRVERDGAIYHWFRRLGASPYEGLDREFRAIMKEKGLRAKDPFDEVIAQSEFLDIEADMSFEDVMREASRLLSPRLGLPAEELEGKFLDGTRTGATPVAQGAALPHLHLKGIDSPVMVLGRSREGLEIGVVDAFGEAHGADRVHAVFILVSPEENHAQHLRMLAELANRIDEEEFIGHWIDAPNGAHAKELLMRDARFMTILLRSMDATAEMVGREVREVQWPEECLVAVVRRGGRTLVPRGGTKLEEGDRVTIIGEPIALSELRSKYPESS, from the coding sequence ATGCCCGACCCCACCACGAAACTGAAGAAGAGCCTGGGGCTGTTCGACGTCTACGCGATTTCGACCGGTGCCATGTTCAGCTCGGGATTCTTCCTGCTTCCGGGATTGGCCGCGGCCCAGTCAGGTCCGTCGGTGGCGCTTGCCTATTTGTTCGCGGGGGCGCTGATCCTCCCCGCCATGTTCAGCCAGGCTGAATTGGCCACCGCGTTGCCACGCGCAGGCGGTGCCTACTACTTCCTGGACCGATCGCTTGGACCCCTTTTTGGTACGATTGGGGGCCTGGGAACGCACCTGGCCCTGACCCTGAAGACCGCGTTCGCTCTGATTGGCATCGGGGCGTACGCCGCGATTTTCGTCGAGCTGCCCATCAAGCCGGTGGCGATCGCGCTGACGGTGGCCTTCGTGGTGATCAACATCGTCGGCGCCAAAGAGTCGAGCGGACTGCAGCGCGTTCTTGTCGTCATCCTGATGACGGTGCTCGCCTTCTTCCTGGTGCAGGGCGCCTACTACCTGCTTGCCGTGCAGCCTGCGAGTGCTACACGCATGCAGTTCGAACCTTTTCTCCCCTTTGGCTACGAGGGGCTGCTCTCTACGATCGGGTTCGTGTTCGTGTCGTATGCGGGGCTTACCAAGGTGGCCAGCGTAGCCGAAGAGATCAAAGACCCGGAGCGCAACATCCCGCTCGGCATGATCCTCTCCCTCGCGTCGACCACGTTCGTCTATGTGGCAGGCGTGTTCGTGATGGTCGCTGTGCTTGAGCCCAACGCGTTTCGGGGCGATCTGACGCCAGTGGCCACGGCCGCTCAGAGCTTCTTCTACTGGCTGCCTGGACAGGTCGGCGTCGGTTTGGTCGTGATTGCGGCGCTGGCCGCATTCGCGTCGACCGGAAACGCGGGTGTGCTCTCCGCCAGCAGGTATCCCTTGGCGATGGCCCGTGACAGACTCATGCCGGCCGTCTTCGGAAAGCTGGGTAGATTTCAGACTCCGACGCCGGCCATTCTCGCGACCGGCGGTCTCATGGTCTTCTTCATTCTGGTTCTGGATGAGGAGGGCATTGCCAAGCTGGCCAGCGCGTTTCAGCTGTTCATCTTCGCGCTGCTGTGTCTCGCCGTCATTGTAATGCGCGAAAGCCGCATCCCGAGCTACGACCCCGGCTACCGCTCACCGCTCTATCCCTGGATGCAGCTTGCAGGAATCCTGTTCAGCTTTCTGCTGATCCTGTACATGGGCTGGCTGGCGATCCTGTTTACGATGGGCGTCATCGTGATTTGCCTGGCCTGGTACTACCGCTACGCGCGTAACCGGGTGGAGCGCGACGGAGCGATCTACCACTGGTTCCGCAGACTGGGCGCGTCCCCGTACGAGGGTCTCGATCGGGAATTCCGGGCCATCATGAAGGAAAAAGGCCTGCGCGCGAAGGATCCCTTCGATGAGGTAATCGCGCAGTCCGAGTTCCTCGATATCGAGGCCGACATGTCGTTCGAGGACGTCATGCGCGAAGCCAGTCGATTGCTCTCGCCGCGACTCGGTTTGCCTGCCGAGGAACTGGAAGGAAAATTCCTGGACGGAACCCGCACGGGAGCCACGCCCGTGGCTCAGGGCGCGGCCCTGCCCCATCTGCACCTGAAGGGCATCGACTCACCCGTCATGGTGCTGGGTCGAAGCCGGGAGGGACTCGAGATCGGCGTCGTGGATGCGTTCGGCGAAGCCCACGGTGCCGACCGCGTGCATGCGGTGTTCATCCTTGTAAGTCCCGAAGAAAACCACGCGCAGCACCTTCGCATGCTCGCAGAACTCGCCAATCGCATAGACGAGGAGGAGTTTATCGGTCACTGGATCGATGCACCCAATGGCGCGCATGCCAAGGAGCTCCTGATGCGGGATGCCCGATTCATGACCATTCTGCTTCGCTCGATGGATGCCACCGCAGAGATGGTCGGCCGAGAAGTTCGAGAGGTGCAGTGGCCTGAGGAATGCCTCGTGGCCGTGGTGCGCCGCGGCGGTCGCACGCTGGTGCCCCGAGGCGGCACCAAACTCGAGGAGGGTGACCGGGTGACCATTATTGGCGAGCCCATCGCTCTCTCGGAGCTGCGCAGCAAATACCCCGAAAGCAGCTGA
- a CDS encoding nucleoside deaminase, producing MTPEQLMRRAIDLGVENVASGGGPFAALVVRDGEIVAEGANRVTANNDPTAHGEVMAIRAACEALDTFHLEGCELYTTCEPCPMCLGAIYWARLERVYFAAGQLDAAGAGFDDAFIYEQIPVEPEARSIPMMQVMPRESMEVFAAWHRKQDRRPY from the coding sequence ATGACACCAGAGCAGCTGATGCGCCGCGCGATCGACCTGGGGGTGGAGAACGTGGCGTCCGGAGGAGGGCCATTTGCGGCACTTGTGGTTCGCGACGGTGAGATCGTGGCCGAGGGCGCCAACAGGGTTACGGCCAACAACGACCCGACCGCACACGGTGAGGTGATGGCCATCCGGGCCGCCTGTGAGGCGCTGGACACGTTTCACCTGGAGGGCTGCGAACTCTACACGACCTGCGAACCCTGCCCCATGTGCCTCGGGGCCATCTACTGGGCCCGACTCGAACGCGTCTACTTTGCGGCCGGGCAGCTCGACGCCGCGGGCGCCGGCTTCGACGACGCCTTCATCTACGAGCAGATTCCCGTCGAACCGGAGGCGCGCAGCATACCGATGATGCAGGTGATGCCGCGAGAGTCCATGGAAGTGTTTGCGGCCTGGCACCGAAAGCAGGATCGCAGACCGTACTAG
- the uraH gene encoding hydroxyisourate hydrolase, with protein sequence MKAPITTHVLDLASGDPAAGVAVVLEMADGPSWQELGRGKTDADGRIQSLLEASHRLRGGTYRLTFASGDYHRAQGREAFHPRIVVEFEIEDTQRHYHVPVLLSPFGYSTYRGS encoded by the coding sequence ATGAAAGCACCCATCACCACCCACGTGCTGGACCTGGCTTCCGGCGATCCGGCGGCTGGGGTCGCCGTGGTGCTCGAGATGGCCGACGGTCCATCCTGGCAGGAGCTTGGGCGGGGAAAAACCGACGCGGACGGGCGCATCCAGTCACTGCTGGAGGCCTCACATCGGCTGCGCGGCGGTACCTACAGGCTCACGTTCGCCAGTGGCGACTATCACCGTGCCCAGGGGAGGGAGGCCTTCCATCCACGCATCGTGGTGGAATTCGAGATCGAGGACACACAACGGCACTACCACGTGCCTGTGCTGCTCAGCCCGTTTGGCTATTCGACCTACCGGGGCAGCTGA